In Monodelphis domestica isolate mMonDom1 chromosome 4, mMonDom1.pri, whole genome shotgun sequence, one DNA window encodes the following:
- the LOC100018429 gene encoding olfactory receptor 52I1-like: protein MQLHAAFEETEILDKEEVSPVMGSLFNHTLLNTATFILLGVPGLEAAHLWLAVPLSAMYSIALLGNIIIVTVIWTDSALHEPMYHFLCILAAVDIVMSTSVTPKILTIFWSGNGIIGFAACFIQMYIVHASTAVETGLLLAMAFDRYIAICKPLHYQTILTPRTMIGMGMGIIARAITAVTPMTWMVVHLPYCASHEIPHSYCEHMAVAKLACADYMPSSLYSLIVSFIVVGIDVTFIATSYSLILRAVFSLPSRDARVKALSTCGSHVSVMVLYYLPAMVSIYMAWLGEDIVPLHTQVLLADFYLVIPPMLNPLIYGLKTKRIRERVWNAMANSLPDHICHNSAKDKRPIRVFVMEHSESTWGVQAQK from the exons ATGCAGCTCCATGCTGCATTTGAAGAAACAGAAATCCTAGacaa GGAAGAAGTCTCCCCTGTGATGGGCTCTCTCTTCAACCACACATTACTGAACACAGCTACTTTCATTCTTCTGGGTGTCCCAGGGCTAGAGGCAGCCCACCTTTGGCTGGCAGTTCCATTGAGTGCCATGTACTCCATAGCTTTATTAGGAAATATTATCATTGTGACTGTGATCTGGACAGACAGTGCCCTACATGAGCCTATGTATCACTTCTTATGTATCCTGGCTGCTGTGGACATTGTCATGTCAACCTCAGTGACCCCCAAGATATTGACTATTTTCTGGTCAGGCAATGGCATTATTGGCTTTGCTGCTTGTTTCATTCAGATGTACATTGTCCATGCCAGCACAGCTGTAGAAACAGGGTTGCTCCTAGCTATGGCTTTTGATCGTTATATAGCCATCTGTAAACCTCTGCACTACCAAACCATCCTCACACCAAGGACTATGATAGGGATGGGCATGGGCATCATAGCAAGAGCTATCACAGCTGTGACACCAATGACCTGGATGGTGGTCCATCTGCCATATTGTGCCTCCCATGAAATTCCCCATTCCTATTGTGAACACATGGCTGTGGCCAAGCTGGCATGTGCTGACTATATGCCCAGCAGTCTTTATAGCTTGATCGTTTCTTTCATCGTTGTGGGGATTGATGTGACCTTCATTGCTACCTCCTACAGTCTGATCCTCCGGGCTGTGTTCAGTCTCCCCTCTAGAGATGCACGGGTCAAAGCCCTCAGCACATGTGGTTCACATGTGAGTGTCATGGTCCTTTACTACTTACCAGCCATGGTGTCCATCTATATGGCTTGGCTAGGAGAGGACATTGTGCCCTTACATACTCAGGTTCTGCTGGCTGATTTCTATCTAGTGATCCCTCCTATGCTAAATCCTCTTATCTATGGCCTGAAGACAAAGCGTATTAGAGAGCGAGTATGGAATGCCATGGCCAACAGCCTTCCTGATCATATATGCCATAATTCAGCAAAAGATAAAAGACCTATTCGAGTGTTTGTTATGGAACACAGTGAATCCACATGGGGAGTGCAGGCTCAGAAATAA